One segment of Bradyrhizobium sp. CB2312 DNA contains the following:
- a CDS encoding UbiD family decarboxylase: protein MTKAVVFAPSDRPVAKPSKPLEASLRDYLHSHSNSVVRIRKPVGLRDIGALSAQTDDPILFENVIEAPGFRVADILVKNRKNQARALGVSREDYLKTLAYRLRLPPRPLVKVSGGPVKEVRWLGGDADLTRLPIPFHKEGDTRPYITLANIIRDPETGFLNSNHAGTTVTGRHSGAISFATPHSIRIMNKYRQMGETKMPIVMMGGVPPAYEIMANYSGLHLDVWGEFDMIGTIMDRDIEVADAETVPLPVPAQAEVIIEGYVHFASQTVGAVTSPSMYHLPQHEHVPTLEVTAITMREDRPIYRNHQTCPATDHQTLPRLCHEAVLYNRLSEMGLAVKDVRFPTWGAALSCIIQFDYRHDGFVNDALMMVMGAPWINTKLVIAVSPDTDLDDPADVYHAIATRCDPERDTFVVPRTRGSLYDPSATPLPEEFYPYRVVGKMGIDATIKSRHDRNDFRRAWPMNWGKVKLSDYL from the coding sequence ATGACCAAAGCTGTTGTATTCGCGCCAAGCGATCGACCGGTGGCTAAGCCGTCCAAGCCGCTTGAAGCCAGCTTGCGCGACTATCTTCACAGTCACTCGAACTCAGTTGTCCGAATTCGTAAGCCCGTTGGCCTACGCGACATTGGCGCTCTATCCGCCCAAACGGATGATCCGATCCTCTTCGAGAATGTCATCGAGGCGCCAGGCTTCCGTGTCGCAGACATCCTGGTGAAAAACCGCAAAAATCAGGCGCGCGCGCTCGGCGTTTCGCGCGAGGACTATTTAAAGACGCTTGCATATCGGCTCAGGCTGCCGCCGCGTCCCTTAGTGAAAGTTTCCGGCGGCCCAGTCAAAGAGGTGCGCTGGCTCGGCGGCGATGCCGACCTGACGCGGCTGCCCATTCCCTTTCACAAAGAAGGTGACACGCGGCCCTACATCACGCTCGCCAACATCATCCGGGATCCAGAAACCGGCTTTCTCAACTCCAATCACGCCGGCACGACTGTTACCGGCCGCCATAGTGGCGCGATCAGTTTCGCAACGCCGCACAGCATCCGCATCATGAATAAATATCGCCAGATGGGCGAGACCAAAATGCCGATCGTGATGATGGGCGGCGTACCTCCCGCCTATGAGATCATGGCCAACTACTCCGGTCTGCATCTCGACGTCTGGGGTGAGTTCGACATGATTGGTACGATCATGGATCGCGATATCGAAGTCGCTGATGCGGAGACCGTTCCACTTCCGGTTCCAGCCCAGGCAGAGGTGATCATCGAGGGTTACGTCCACTTTGCCTCGCAGACGGTCGGTGCAGTGACCTCGCCGAGCATGTACCACCTTCCTCAGCACGAGCATGTGCCGACTTTGGAAGTCACCGCGATCACGATGCGGGAGGACAGGCCCATCTATCGAAACCATCAGACGTGCCCAGCAACCGACCATCAGACGTTACCTCGGCTCTGTCACGAAGCTGTTCTGTACAATCGCCTTAGCGAGATGGGGCTTGCCGTCAAGGACGTGCGCTTTCCAACTTGGGGGGCGGCGTTGTCCTGCATCATACAGTTCGACTACCGTCATGACGGCTTTGTCAACGACGCATTGATGATGGTGATGGGGGCGCCCTGGATCAATACGAAGCTTGTTATCGCGGTTAGTCCCGACACCGATCTGGACGATCCTGCGGACGTCTATCACGCGATCGCGACTCGTTGCGACCCGGAGCGCGATACGTTCGTGGTCCCCCGCACGCGCGGCTCGCTCTATGATCCATCCGCGACGCCTCTGCCGGAAGAATTCTATCCATATCGCGTTGTCGGGAAGATGGGAATCGATGCGACGATCAAGTCACGACACGACCGCAATGACTTCAGGCGCGCATGGCCGATGAATTGGGGAAAGGTCAAGCTTTCGGATTATCTCTGA
- a CDS encoding UbiX family flavin prenyltransferase: MVVGISGASGAVYGVRLLELLRAAGVETHLVMSNAASITVAHEVGKPLSEVRALADRSYGQKDLSAPIASGSFRTSGMIIAPCSVRTMSGIASGGAEGLLARAADVVLKERRQLVLLLRETPLHLGHLRAMTAVAEMGAIIAPPVPAFYAKPRNLEQMIDYTLGRVLDLFDIDIDLAGRWEGLHSPLTK, encoded by the coding sequence CTGGTAGTAGGAATCAGCGGTGCATCCGGTGCGGTTTACGGCGTTCGTCTGCTCGAATTGCTCCGCGCGGCCGGGGTTGAGACTCATTTGGTAATGTCCAACGCAGCGAGCATTACTGTTGCCCATGAGGTCGGAAAGCCCCTGTCCGAGGTCAGAGCTCTCGCTGATCGGAGCTATGGCCAAAAGGATTTGTCCGCGCCCATTGCAAGCGGGTCCTTTCGGACGTCCGGAATGATCATTGCGCCCTGCTCGGTGCGGACAATGTCGGGCATCGCGTCAGGTGGCGCCGAAGGACTGCTTGCCAGGGCCGCCGACGTGGTGCTGAAGGAACGGCGGCAGCTAGTCCTCCTCCTGAGGGAAACGCCCCTGCACTTGGGGCACCTTCGCGCAATGACGGCCGTTGCCGAGATGGGGGCAATCATCGCTCCGCCGGTCCCTGCATTCTATGCGAAGCCAAGAAATTTAGAGCAAATGATCGACTACACGCTCGGCCGCGTACTTGACCTGTTCGATATCGATATTGATTTGGCTGGCCGCTGGGAAGGTTTACATTCACCGCTGACGAAGTAG
- a CDS encoding FAD-dependent oxidoreductase, producing the protein MPHNEQFDVVILGSGQGGKLLAWHLAKSGKRVAVVERRWVGGSCPAVACLPSKNEIWSANVAHVARNAAYFGTNVDGVQTDMRRVRSRKQDMIDREIAAHLNAYEESGAELIMGNGRFIGPKTIEVGMNDGGTRTLAGLEVVINVGTHAAIPDIPGLIASRPLTHIEVLELDYLPSHLIILGGGYIGIEMAQAYRRLGSRVTIIEPGRQPMGREDADVAQEMNSILTSEGIEVLTNVRPTLVKGLSGDAVTVTLHTEDAEKTIEGSDLLVATGRVANTADIGLEKTGVELDARAFVRVNERLETSAPGIWAIGECAGSPQFTHVSVDDFRIVRDNMAGGNRRTDDRLVPYVMFTEPPLARVGLSEDEAKRQGIPVLVAKLPMSRVLRTEATEEKRGWMKAIVSASDDRVLGFTMIGAGAGEVVAAVQTAIIAGLSYTKLRDAVIAHLTYAEGLGLLFAGIPERQA; encoded by the coding sequence ATGCCCCACAACGAGCAATTCGATGTGGTGATCCTCGGCAGCGGCCAAGGGGGCAAGCTGCTCGCTTGGCACCTTGCGAAGTCTGGCAAGAGGGTTGCCGTCGTCGAGCGCCGGTGGGTCGGCGGATCCTGTCCCGCCGTGGCTTGCCTGCCATCCAAAAACGAGATTTGGAGCGCGAACGTCGCTCATGTGGCCCGGAATGCTGCATATTTCGGCACCAACGTGGACGGCGTTCAAACAGACATGCGAAGGGTACGCAGTCGAAAACAAGATATGATCGACAGGGAGATTGCCGCTCACCTAAACGCCTATGAAGAGAGCGGTGCCGAACTGATCATGGGAAACGGTCGGTTCATTGGTCCGAAGACTATCGAAGTTGGGATGAACGACGGGGGCACACGCACGCTCGCCGGCTTGGAGGTCGTCATCAACGTCGGCACTCATGCCGCCATTCCCGACATTCCGGGCCTGATCGCGTCTCGCCCTCTTACGCACATAGAAGTCCTCGAACTCGATTATTTGCCCTCTCACCTGATAATTCTCGGTGGCGGGTATATCGGGATCGAGATGGCGCAAGCCTATCGGCGGCTCGGCAGTCGAGTGACTATTATTGAACCCGGGCGGCAACCCATGGGCCGTGAGGATGCGGACGTCGCTCAGGAGATGAACAGCATCCTGACGAGCGAGGGCATTGAGGTTCTCACCAACGTGAGGCCGACATTGGTGAAGGGGCTGTCGGGTGATGCCGTGACTGTCACGCTGCACACTGAGGACGCCGAGAAGACCATCGAGGGAAGCGACCTGCTCGTAGCTACCGGTAGGGTTGCCAACACCGCCGATATCGGGTTGGAAAAAACTGGGGTCGAGCTGGACGCAAGAGCCTTCGTCCGCGTGAATGAACGTTTGGAAACCAGTGCCCCGGGCATCTGGGCGATCGGTGAGTGCGCCGGCAGTCCGCAGTTCACGCATGTTTCCGTCGATGATTTCCGGATTGTTCGCGACAATATGGCGGGCGGCAATCGTAGAACGGACGATCGCCTCGTGCCGTATGTTATGTTTACTGAGCCGCCCCTCGCGCGGGTTGGCCTCTCTGAAGACGAGGCGAAACGGCAGGGCATTCCGGTGCTCGTCGCGAAGTTGCCGATGAGTCGGGTCCTTCGAACCGAAGCGACGGAAGAAAAGCGCGGATGGATGAAAGCAATCGTCAGCGCGAGTGATGACCGCGTGCTTGGCTTCACTATGATCGGCGCAGGCGCCGGCGAAGTGGTGGCAGCGGTCCAGACAGCCATAATCGCCGGATTATCTTACACGAAACTGCGTGATGCTGTGATAGCGCACCTTACGTATGCGGAAGGCCTTGGGCTCCTGTTTGCAGGCATCCCAGAGCGTCAAGCTTAG
- a CDS encoding alpha/beta hydrolase, translating into MTSKSPKPTIVLVHGAFEDASIWNRVIQRLQRDSYPVVAFANPLLGVAVDAAYLRSVIDRIHGPIILVAHSYGGAVITEAGGDEKVKGLVYAGSILPAAGEAPHQLVERFPGTSFPTSTDVIPYTRPDGTSGKYVLYQADKFHSQVAADVPASEAALLLATQRHMDFACLTEKVTSAAWASKPTWQILTRQDLAIPLAEQKFEADRARSTVIEVDASHAVTISKPDVVADVIEQAARAIAN; encoded by the coding sequence ATGACTAGCAAATCACCCAAGCCCACAATCGTGCTTGTGCATGGGGCTTTCGAAGACGCATCGATCTGGAATCGCGTGATCCAGCGGCTCCAGCGCGACAGCTACCCGGTCGTTGCCTTCGCCAACCCGCTGCTGGGCGTGGCGGTCGACGCGGCCTACCTGCGGAGCGTGATCGACAGAATCCATGGCCCCATCATTCTGGTGGCCCACTCGTACGGCGGGGCCGTCATCACTGAGGCCGGCGGGGACGAGAAGGTCAAGGGCCTCGTGTACGCAGGCTCAATCTTGCCCGCGGCCGGGGAAGCCCCGCACCAACTTGTCGAACGGTTTCCCGGCACCTCATTCCCCACGTCAACCGATGTGATCCCCTACACCCGGCCCGACGGAACCAGCGGCAAGTATGTCCTCTACCAGGCCGACAAGTTCCACAGCCAGGTCGCCGCCGATGTGCCCGCGAGCGAGGCCGCCTTATTGCTCGCCACCCAACGCCACATGGACTTCGCATGCTTGACCGAGAAAGTGACGTCCGCTGCATGGGCGAGTAAGCCTACTTGGCAAATCTTGACCAGGCAGGATCTCGCCATTCCTCTGGCCGAACAGAAGTTCGAAGCCGATCGTGCCCGCTCCACCGTCATCGAAGTCGACGCTTCGCACGCCGTCACCATCTCCAAGCCGGACGTCGTGGCCGACGTGATCGAACAGGCCGCCCGCGCAATCGCGAACTAA
- a CDS encoding antibiotic biosynthesis monooxygenase → MVKFGFYVELKAKPGKEADVESFLKQGAVMAKAEAGIVSWYAAKEEEPGVYGIIDTFKDEVGRDAHLNGELAKALFGRAEELFAVAPKVHRLHVIAEK, encoded by the coding sequence ATGGTGAAGTTCGGCTTCTATGTTGAATTGAAGGCAAAGCCAGGAAAGGAAGCGGATGTCGAGTCTTTCCTGAAGCAGGGCGCCGTGATGGCGAAGGCCGAGGCCGGGATCGTATCGTGGTATGCGGCGAAGGAAGAAGAGCCAGGCGTCTATGGGATCATCGACACTTTCAAAGACGAAGTCGGGCGCGACGCTCACCTGAACGGTGAACTTGCGAAGGCGCTCTTCGGGCGTGCGGAGGAACTGTTCGCAGTGGCTCCGAAAGTTCATCGGCTTCACGTGATCGCCGAGAAGTAA
- a CDS encoding NADH:flavin oxidoreductase: MSIELQIHGFEENAVLLASKEALAMDIDTGALFAPIVIKGHTIKNRLAVAPMTRITATQDGRATETMTRYYERFARGGFGIVSTEGTYTDQAFSQGYVHQPGMTDQAQAKAWKPVVNGIRAHGALAIAQMMHAGAISQGNRFRDGTVGPSAIQPKGKQMTFYHGKDRYALPAAITEEQIADAVTGFADSAARAIEVAGFDAIEIHGANGYLLDQFLTSYSNHRTDRWGGVTENRVRLIVETLKAVRAKVGTSVPVGVRISQGKVNDYDHKWAGTESDAEIIFGSLGDAGADFIHVTEFEAWRPAFAEGGPSLMRLAKRYAPRAKIFANGSLHNIKQAVAALDDGADIVTIGRGALANPDLPRRLSERSALKEFEPAILGPIADIKETELAM, encoded by the coding sequence ATGTCTATCGAGCTGCAAATCCACGGTTTCGAGGAAAACGCGGTTCTTTTGGCGTCAAAGGAGGCCTTGGCTATGGACATCGACACTGGTGCGCTTTTTGCGCCGATCGTTATAAAAGGCCATACAATAAAGAACCGCCTCGCTGTTGCGCCGATGACCCGCATCACGGCGACCCAGGACGGCCGGGCGACCGAAACCATGACCCGCTATTACGAGCGCTTCGCGCGGGGCGGCTTCGGCATCGTCAGCACCGAAGGCACTTACACCGATCAGGCATTCTCGCAGGGCTATGTCCACCAGCCCGGCATGACCGATCAAGCGCAAGCCAAGGCCTGGAAGCCGGTCGTCAACGGCATCCGGGCGCACGGGGCACTTGCGATCGCCCAGATGATGCACGCCGGCGCGATCAGCCAAGGCAATCGCTTTCGCGATGGCACAGTCGGGCCGTCGGCAATTCAGCCGAAGGGCAAGCAGATGACGTTCTATCATGGCAAGGACCGCTACGCGTTGCCAGCGGCCATTACGGAAGAACAGATCGCTGATGCCGTCACTGGCTTTGCTGACTCGGCCGCACGGGCAATCGAAGTTGCCGGGTTCGACGCCATCGAAATTCACGGCGCCAACGGCTATCTGCTTGACCAGTTCTTGACCTCCTACTCCAACCACAGAACGGACCGCTGGGGCGGCGTCACGGAAAACCGTGTGCGGCTCATCGTGGAAACCTTGAAGGCGGTGCGAGCTAAGGTCGGTACCAGCGTGCCAGTCGGCGTCCGGATCTCGCAGGGCAAGGTGAATGACTACGATCATAAGTGGGCGGGCACGGAGAGCGACGCCGAGATCATCTTCGGCAGCCTTGGCGATGCTGGCGCGGACTTCATCCATGTAACCGAATTCGAGGCATGGAGACCGGCGTTCGCCGAGGGCGGGCCATCATTGATGCGCCTCGCCAAGCGCTATGCTCCGAGAGCAAAGATCTTCGCGAATGGCAGCTTGCACAATATCAAGCAGGCGGTCGCTGCGCTCGACGACGGCGCCGATATCGTCACGATCGGTAGAGGAGCACTCGCGAATCCCGACCTGCCGAGACGCCTGTCCGAACGCAGCGCCTTGAAAGAGTTCGAACCGGCCATTCTTGGTCCTATCGCCGACATCAAGGAAACCGAACTGGCAATGTGA
- a CDS encoding LysR family transcriptional regulator: MDLQLDRHSLSVCRHRAEVRLDDKHFIDYRYNMDLADIVLFRTIVSVGSLSAAARQLGTTPMLVSRRLAGLEAELGVRLFHRTTRSLSLTPEGEAFSPHAVALIEARDSALESVSIAGSGLSGVLKITAPNVIGHSVVVPVVADLIADNPALRVDLTLSDGVIDIATAGLDVAVRVAVMKPSDMIATSLADNPFTLCASPGYVARCGAPTTSGDLVAHSCIKLHAMDTWPFMRDGEIHRVRVNGALSASTVDAVRTACIAGVGIAYLTYWDVHKLVERGELQRIVLADVKPLEIGIWAVFPTRTQMPARVRAFIDALRERLHAGAVDHANDA, translated from the coding sequence GTGGATTTGCAGCTCGATAGACATTCACTTAGCGTCTGCCGCCACCGTGCAGAAGTCAGACTGGACGATAAACACTTTATCGATTATCGTTATAATATGGATCTCGCAGACATCGTGCTGTTTCGAACGATCGTGTCGGTCGGGAGCCTGTCGGCCGCGGCGCGCCAACTCGGCACAACGCCGATGCTGGTCAGCCGTAGGCTGGCCGGTCTTGAAGCCGAGTTGGGCGTGCGCCTGTTTCACCGCACGACGCGCTCTCTGTCGCTTACTCCCGAGGGCGAGGCCTTTTCGCCTCATGCAGTTGCTCTCATTGAGGCTCGCGATTCAGCGCTCGAGTCGGTGTCGATCGCCGGCTCAGGCCTGTCGGGTGTATTGAAGATCACGGCCCCAAACGTCATTGGGCATTCTGTTGTCGTCCCCGTCGTGGCCGATTTGATCGCCGACAATCCTGCACTGCGCGTCGATCTGACCCTGAGTGATGGTGTTATCGACATTGCCACGGCAGGACTGGATGTGGCGGTTCGCGTAGCGGTGATGAAACCTTCCGACATGATTGCGACCAGCCTGGCAGACAACCCGTTCACGCTCTGCGCGTCGCCCGGCTATGTCGCGCGTTGTGGAGCGCCAACCACAAGCGGCGACCTGGTGGCGCACTCGTGCATCAAGCTGCACGCGATGGATACTTGGCCATTCATGCGTGATGGAGAGATACACCGGGTCCGCGTCAACGGCGCCTTGTCGGCCAGCACAGTCGATGCCGTGCGGACAGCCTGCATCGCCGGCGTCGGCATCGCCTATTTGACCTACTGGGATGTGCATAAACTCGTTGAGCGCGGAGAGTTGCAGCGGATCGTCCTCGCCGATGTCAAGCCGCTCGAAATTGGCATATGGGCGGTCTTCCCGACCCGTACGCAAATGCCCGCCCGTGTGAGAGCCTTCATTGATGCTTTACGGGAACGGCTGCACGCGGGCGCCGTCGATCACGCGAACGACGCCTGA
- a CDS encoding polysaccharide deacetylase family protein: MLTQTKRYDFTPIVDRPLVSFPKKERVAVAIYINLEHFPDDRPGPAIVPHTSHFMPDSLNYGWRDYGQRVGIWRLMEILDKHGLPASACLNSDVCREYPRIIEEGSKRKWDFMGHGRNNSEIVNGLSLEEEAALIDDTLTVIAAATGEKPKGWLSPFLTETHATPDLLAERGIEYLCDYTCDDLPFQMNVKKGSLLGMPYSVECNDLPSVLTFGASAEDFGRIIRDQFDVLYEEGERVPRVLPIALHPFITGQAFRTKHLAAAFAHIASQKDVWVTTSGEINKWYRQHYLRS; this comes from the coding sequence ATGCTGACCCAAACCAAACGTTACGACTTCACGCCGATTGTCGATCGTCCGCTTGTATCCTTTCCGAAAAAGGAACGCGTGGCGGTCGCGATCTACATCAATTTGGAGCACTTTCCGGACGACCGGCCTGGCCCGGCGATCGTGCCGCACACCTCGCATTTCATGCCGGACTCTCTGAACTACGGGTGGCGGGATTATGGACAGCGAGTGGGCATTTGGCGGTTGATGGAGATTTTGGACAAGCATGGCTTGCCGGCAAGCGCGTGTCTCAACTCCGATGTCTGTCGCGAGTATCCCCGGATCATTGAGGAAGGCTCGAAACGCAAGTGGGATTTCATGGGGCACGGACGAAATAACTCCGAGATCGTCAACGGCCTTTCGTTGGAAGAGGAAGCGGCGCTGATTGACGACACGCTCACGGTTATCGCGGCGGCCACTGGTGAAAAGCCAAAGGGCTGGCTCAGCCCGTTCCTGACGGAGACGCACGCCACGCCGGATCTGCTCGCTGAGCGGGGCATCGAGTATCTGTGCGACTATACGTGTGATGATCTGCCCTTTCAGATGAACGTGAAGAAGGGCTCTCTTCTGGGAATGCCGTACTCCGTCGAATGCAACGACCTTCCGTCGGTTCTGACGTTCGGTGCGTCCGCGGAAGATTTTGGCCGGATCATACGAGACCAATTTGACGTCCTTTACGAAGAGGGGGAGCGGGTTCCGAGGGTTCTCCCCATTGCCTTGCATCCCTTTATCACGGGGCAGGCGTTTCGGACGAAGCACCTGGCGGCGGCCTTCGCCCACATCGCGAGCCAAAAGGATGTGTGGGTGACAACCAGCGGCGAGATCAACAAGTGGTACCGGCAACACTATTTGCGGAGTTAG
- a CDS encoding alpha/beta hydrolase, which produces MPPIVLVHGAFEDSSIWNKVIERLQRDGYPVVAFANPLLGVAIDAAYLRSVLDRIQGPVILAAHSYGGAVITQAGTDPKVKGLVYAAAVMPAAGEAASNLLERFPGSTFPTSVEAVAYSLPDGSSGTYLLYQADKFHSNVAADVPAREAAMLLATQRPMNLAALTETLTSAAWTSKPSWQIRTLQDLAIPVAEQEFEADRAKSHVIEVNASHAVTVSNPDVVADVIVQAARAAAK; this is translated from the coding sequence ATGCCCCCCATCGTGCTCGTGCATGGGGCCTTCGAAGACTCGTCGATCTGGAATAAGGTGATCGAGCGGCTCCAGCGCGACGGCTACCCGGTCGTCGCTTTTGCCAATCCGTTGCTGGGCGTGGCGATCGACGCCGCCTACCTGCGTAGCGTGTTGGACAGGATCCAGGGACCTGTGATCCTGGCGGCTCATTCCTACGGCGGCGCCGTCATCACCCAGGCCGGCACGGACCCCAAGGTCAAGGGTCTCGTCTACGCAGCCGCAGTGATGCCCGCGGCAGGGGAAGCTGCAAGCAATTTGCTCGAGCGCTTCCCCGGCAGCACATTCCCCACGTCCGTCGAAGCGGTCGCCTACTCTCTCCCTGACGGAAGCAGCGGCACGTATCTCCTCTATCAGGCCGACAAGTTCCACAGTAACGTCGCTGCCGATGTGCCCGCGCGCGAGGCCGCCATGTTGCTCGCCACCCAACGCCCTATGAACTTGGCAGCCTTGACCGAGACGCTGACATCCGCGGCATGGACGAGTAAGCCGAGCTGGCAAATCAGGACCCTGCAGGATCTTGCCATTCCTGTGGCGGAGCAGGAGTTCGAAGCCGATCGTGCAAAATCGCATGTCATTGAGGTGAATGCATCGCATGCCGTCACGGTCTCGAACCCGGATGTCGTGGCCGACGTAATCGTACAGGCCGCCCGCGCAGCGGCGAAGTAA